The Alteromonas stellipolaris genome includes a region encoding these proteins:
- a CDS encoding PhnA domain-containing protein — MLQEAVFNRADNACELCKNTENLDVYMVPESPDETAGCAVLTCQTCRMQLNSEADIDTNHWRCLNDAMWSPTPAVQVVAYRMLNKISGESWAQDLLDMAYLEDDVKQWAEAGLIEREATLDCNGTALQAGDNVHLVKDLTVKGANFTAKRGTPVRGISLSDNPLHIEGKVNGTRIVIIAAYTKKS, encoded by the coding sequence GTGCTTCAAGAAGCTGTTTTCAATCGAGCGGATAACGCTTGCGAGTTGTGTAAGAACACCGAAAATTTAGACGTTTATATGGTACCCGAGTCGCCAGATGAAACTGCTGGCTGCGCGGTACTTACCTGCCAAACCTGCCGCATGCAACTTAACAGTGAAGCCGATATAGACACCAACCACTGGCGTTGTCTTAATGACGCCATGTGGTCACCTACACCCGCAGTTCAAGTGGTTGCTTACCGTATGCTTAACAAAATAAGCGGCGAAAGCTGGGCACAAGATTTGTTAGACATGGCTTATTTAGAAGACGATGTAAAACAATGGGCTGAAGCGGGGCTTATCGAGCGAGAAGCGACGCTTGATTGTAACGGTACTGCTCTGCAAGCTGGCGATAATGTACACCTTGTTAAAGACCTTACCGTTAAGGGAGCTAACTTTACGGCTAAACGCGGTACGCCGGTAAGAGGCATCAGCCTAAGCGATAATCCTTTGCATATTGAAGGTAAAGTGAATGGTACCCGCATTGTCATTATTGCGGCTTATACAAAAAAATCTTAA
- the gloA2 gene encoding SMU1112c/YaeR family gloxylase I-like metalloprotein, translated as MLKGIHHVALICSDYPVSKRFYTEILGLSVIAENYREARESYKCDLALPDGGQLELFSFPGAPARPSRPEAQGLRHLAFRVDDINEVIAHLTINKVECEPIRVDEYTGKRFTFFADPDGLPLELYEM; from the coding sequence ATGCTAAAAGGAATTCATCACGTTGCATTAATTTGTAGCGACTACCCTGTTTCTAAACGCTTTTATACTGAGATTCTTGGCCTTAGCGTTATTGCAGAAAATTACCGCGAAGCAAGAGAGTCATACAAGTGTGATTTAGCATTACCTGATGGCGGACAACTCGAACTATTTTCGTTTCCGGGTGCGCCAGCTAGGCCTTCAAGGCCAGAGGCTCAAGGCTTGCGCCACTTGGCGTTTAGAGTAGATGATATTAATGAGGTGATTGCACATTTAACCATAAATAAAGTGGAGTGCGAGCCCATTCGTGTAGATGAATACACGGGCAAACGGTTTACCTTTTTCGCCGACCCTGACGGGTTGCCGCTTGAACTCTATGAAATGTAA
- the pyrC gene encoding dihydroorotase yields the protein MQTLTIRTPDDWHLHFRDNDMLAETVPATARCFQRAIVMPNLVPPVVNASMAVAYKQRIEAARPTGSNFEPLMTLFLTNTTSVQDIADAKAAGVTACKLYPAGATTNSDAAVKGIEALYPVFEAMEAHGLLLLIHGEVTEAHIDIFDREKVFIDTHLAPIVAAFPNLKVVFEHITTADAAAFVVDASANVGATITPQHLLLNRNDLLVGGVRPHNYCLPVLKRNTHQKALQDVVASGNSKFFLGTDSAPHAKHKKENACGCAGCYSAWSAIELYAEVFEQLGALDKLEGFASNYGADFYGLPKNNTTMTLVKEAWTVPEQVTLADGTDMVPFYAGQTLQWKLQDTFQTRSAD from the coding sequence ATGCAAACGCTAACGATTAGAACCCCCGATGATTGGCACTTACATTTTCGTGACAACGACATGTTGGCAGAAACTGTCCCAGCTACAGCCCGTTGTTTCCAGCGTGCCATTGTTATGCCTAACTTGGTTCCACCTGTGGTAAATGCAAGTATGGCGGTTGCTTACAAGCAGCGTATCGAAGCGGCTCGCCCTACAGGCAGCAACTTTGAACCACTAATGACTCTCTTTTTGACAAACACCACATCAGTACAAGATATTGCTGATGCGAAGGCAGCTGGCGTAACAGCGTGTAAATTATACCCCGCTGGCGCCACCACCAATTCAGATGCTGCGGTAAAAGGCATTGAAGCTTTATACCCAGTGTTTGAAGCTATGGAGGCTCACGGGTTATTGCTACTTATCCATGGTGAAGTCACCGAAGCACACATAGATATTTTCGACCGTGAAAAAGTATTCATCGATACGCATTTAGCACCAATTGTGGCGGCTTTTCCGAACTTAAAAGTAGTGTTTGAGCATATTACTACCGCAGACGCTGCAGCCTTTGTGGTTGATGCTAGCGCCAACGTGGGCGCGACAATCACACCGCAGCATTTATTGTTAAATCGTAATGACTTGTTGGTTGGTGGAGTGCGCCCACACAACTACTGCTTGCCCGTTTTAAAGCGAAATACACATCAAAAAGCACTGCAAGATGTGGTAGCTAGCGGTAATAGCAAATTCTTCTTAGGTACCGATTCAGCGCCTCATGCAAAACATAAAAAAGAAAATGCGTGTGGTTGTGCAGGTTGCTACAGCGCATGGTCTGCGATTGAGCTTTATGCTGAAGTGTTCGAGCAGTTGGGCGCATTAGATAAGCTAGAAGGGTTCGCCAGTAACTATGGTGCCGACTTCTACGGATTACCTAAAAACAACACAACAATGACGTTAGTGAAAGAAGCGTGGACAGTACCTGAACAGGTTACGTTAGCTGATGGTACCGATATGGTCCCTTTCTATGCAGGGCAGACGCTTCAATGGAAACTTCAAGATACTTTCCAAACACGCTCGGCAGACTAA
- a CDS encoding DUF799 domain-containing protein: protein MNIFKLAASLMAIGLLSACVSAPPAYDYTAFKNASPASVVVLPPINNTPEIIAPYSVMSQLGRPIAESGFYVFPVAVVDQTFKNNGLTVAEDIHAVPTTKLHEIFGADTALYVTITDYGTSYVVISSETRVTVSASLVDLKGNTVLWEGMATASSAETQNSNAGGLVGMLVQAAVSQIFETVTDRGFDIAALTSNRLLSAESHNGLLYGPRSPKYGQPTPSESAN, encoded by the coding sequence ATGAATATATTTAAATTAGCGGCTTCATTGATGGCGATAGGTTTATTATCAGCCTGTGTCAGCGCCCCACCCGCATACGATTACACGGCATTTAAGAATGCGTCCCCAGCGTCAGTGGTGGTATTACCTCCCATTAACAATACACCAGAAATTATTGCACCTTACAGCGTAATGTCTCAACTCGGTCGACCAATCGCAGAGTCTGGCTTTTATGTTTTCCCTGTGGCTGTAGTAGATCAGACATTTAAAAATAATGGGCTTACGGTAGCAGAGGATATTCACGCAGTTCCTACCACTAAATTGCATGAAATATTTGGTGCTGATACCGCACTTTATGTCACGATCACAGACTATGGTACTAGCTATGTTGTTATTTCGAGCGAAACAAGAGTGACAGTCTCTGCGTCGTTAGTGGATTTGAAAGGCAATACTGTGCTGTGGGAAGGTATGGCAACTGCTTCATCGGCAGAAACCCAGAACAGCAATGCTGGAGGGCTAGTTGGGATGTTAGTGCAAGCCGCGGTTAGTCAAATATTCGAAACAGTAACGGATAGAGGTTTTGATATCGCAGCTTTAACATCAAACCGCTTGTTGTCGGCAGAAAGTCATAACGGGTTATTGTACGGTCCTCGCTCGCCGAAGTATGGGCAACCTACCCCAAGTGAAAGCGCCAACTAA
- a CDS encoding aldo/keto reductase: MQNYFPDASRLVYGCMGLGGGWNNEPAAKEHVLQAHQLIEQALALDINVFDHADIYTFGKAETVFGKVLKENPSLKERMILQSKCAIRFEDDLGPKRYDFSAKWIESSVEGILQRLNIEQLDILLLHRPDPLMELDEVATTLSSLQQQGKIKHVGVSNMHGHQMAYLQSALSSPIVANQLEMSLAFRDWLEDGVTTNSPANRNSGYAPGTLEYCMMNKVQLQAWASLAQGKYTGASTHNEADAATAALVNSLAAEYETSPEAIVLAWLMRHPANIQPVLGTTNIERIKACHKSMDVQLTREHWYLLLETARGQEMP; this comes from the coding sequence ATGCAAAACTATTTCCCAGACGCAAGCAGACTTGTTTATGGCTGCATGGGCCTTGGTGGTGGCTGGAACAACGAACCAGCAGCAAAAGAACATGTGTTACAAGCACACCAGTTAATAGAACAAGCATTGGCTCTTGATATTAATGTGTTCGATCATGCAGACATCTATACCTTTGGCAAAGCTGAAACCGTATTTGGCAAGGTTTTAAAAGAAAACCCTTCTTTAAAAGAACGTATGATTCTGCAGTCTAAATGTGCGATACGGTTCGAAGATGATTTAGGACCAAAGCGCTACGATTTCTCAGCAAAATGGATTGAATCTTCGGTAGAAGGGATCTTGCAGCGTTTGAACATAGAGCAACTTGATATTTTACTGCTTCATCGCCCCGATCCATTAATGGAACTGGATGAAGTTGCTACCACGCTCTCTTCCTTACAACAACAAGGGAAGATAAAGCACGTTGGCGTATCAAACATGCATGGGCATCAAATGGCGTACCTACAATCGGCGCTTTCAAGCCCAATTGTAGCGAACCAATTGGAAATGAGCTTAGCGTTTCGAGACTGGCTAGAAGACGGCGTTACCACTAATAGCCCAGCAAACCGTAACTCTGGCTATGCACCAGGCACCCTTGAATATTGCATGATGAACAAGGTGCAACTGCAGGCTTGGGCTAGCTTGGCACAAGGTAAATATACTGGCGCCAGTACCCACAACGAAGCGGATGCCGCCACTGCGGCGCTAGTGAATTCTCTGGCCGCTGAATACGAGACTAGCCCTGAAGCTATCGTATTAGCGTGGTTAATGCGCCATCCTGCCAATATTCAGCCGGTACTAGGTACAACCAATATCGAGCGTATAAAAGCTTGCCATAAATCGATGGATGTCCAACTGACTCGCGAACATTGGTACTTATTATTAGAAACTGCTCGTGGCCAGGAAATGCCATAA
- the folE gene encoding GTP cyclohydrolase I FolE has protein sequence MLAKEAVIVRDALEPSISESAQRVRAALEEKGLETPMVANGLSDEQKRQKIEIAMRDVMNTLGLDLTDDSLHDTPTRIAKMYVNEVFGGLDYRNFPKITQIENKMRLDQPVQVSDISLTSTCEHHFVTIDGLATVSYIPKDTIIGLSKLNRLVSFFAQRPQVQERLTQQVLVAIQTLASTDDVAVSINATHYCVKARGIRDTNSYTKTSALGGKFLSDVELRRAFFS, from the coding sequence ATGTTAGCAAAAGAAGCGGTAATTGTGCGTGATGCACTAGAGCCATCAATTTCTGAATCGGCACAACGTGTTAGAGCAGCGCTTGAAGAAAAAGGGCTGGAGACACCGATGGTGGCGAATGGTTTGTCTGATGAACAAAAGCGTCAGAAGATTGAAATCGCAATGCGTGATGTGATGAATACGCTTGGGCTCGATCTTACCGATGATAGTTTGCACGACACGCCTACCCGTATTGCAAAGATGTACGTGAACGAAGTGTTTGGTGGTTTAGATTACCGAAACTTCCCCAAAATAACCCAAATTGAAAATAAGATGCGTCTTGATCAGCCTGTTCAAGTGTCCGATATTAGTTTAACGAGCACATGCGAGCATCACTTTGTGACTATCGACGGACTCGCTACCGTGTCTTACATTCCCAAAGATACTATTATCGGTTTATCGAAATTAAATCGATTGGTTAGTTTCTTTGCACAGCGCCCTCAAGTACAAGAGCGATTAACGCAGCAAGTGCTTGTCGCCATCCAGACACTAGCCTCTACTGATGACGTTGCAGTAAGCATTAATGCTACCCATTATTGTGTGAAAGCCAGGGGAATACGGGATACCAACTCGTACACCAAAACGTCTGCCTTAGGGGGCAAATTTTTGTCCGATGTAGAATTACGAAGAGCATTTTTTAGTTAG
- a CDS encoding ACT domain-containing protein, which yields MSGETDLNTLLKTLQPALSPESFVFVSVPYAVSPTHLANALMVYKEDEGITLILESSFARNEGFAVDSTYKRITCNVHSSLDAVGMTAAMSAGLTRANISANVVAGFYHDHIFVPASRADEAIAVLLELANPS from the coding sequence ATGTCAGGCGAAACAGATTTAAATACATTGCTAAAAACACTTCAGCCGGCTCTAAGCCCTGAATCGTTTGTATTTGTAAGTGTTCCCTATGCTGTTTCGCCAACTCATTTGGCTAATGCGTTAATGGTGTATAAAGAAGATGAAGGGATAACCCTTATTCTTGAATCATCCTTTGCACGTAATGAAGGCTTTGCAGTAGATAGTACCTATAAGCGCATAACGTGTAATGTCCATTCAAGTTTAGATGCGGTGGGTATGACCGCTGCGATGTCGGCTGGGCTTACTCGGGCTAACATTAGCGCTAATGTGGTAGCGGGCTTTTATCATGACCACATTTTCGTTCCTGCTAGCCGAGCAGACGAAGCCATTGCAGTATTGCTTGAATTGGCCAACCCTTCATAA
- a CDS encoding lipocalin family protein, with protein sequence MLFTLVGCTSVPDGVTPVEGFELDRYLGQWYEVARYDHSFEEGLSNVTATYSMRDDGGVKVINRGYSQEEAKWDEAEGKAYFVSSDDTAHLKVSFFGPFYASYVVMALDKEDYQYAMITGPDREYLWILAREKTLPQDTIDALLAQATQSGYDTSKLIWVSHDTP encoded by the coding sequence ATGTTATTTACCTTAGTTGGATGTACATCAGTGCCAGATGGCGTTACGCCGGTGGAAGGGTTTGAGCTAGACCGCTATTTAGGTCAGTGGTACGAAGTAGCGCGCTACGATCACAGTTTTGAAGAGGGGTTATCTAATGTTACGGCCACTTACTCTATGCGCGACGATGGGGGCGTAAAGGTTATCAACCGAGGTTATTCTCAAGAAGAGGCAAAGTGGGATGAAGCCGAAGGGAAAGCCTATTTTGTATCGAGTGACGATACCGCGCACTTAAAAGTATCATTTTTTGGCCCTTTTTATGCCAGTTATGTCGTGATGGCATTAGATAAAGAAGATTATCAATATGCCATGATAACAGGGCCTGATAGAGAGTACCTGTGGATTCTAGCCAGAGAAAAAACGTTACCTCAAGACACTATTGACGCCCTTTTAGCCCAAGCGACACAGAGCGGCTACGATACCAGTAAATTGATTTGGGTCTCTCACGACACGCCTTGA
- a CDS encoding M13 family metallopeptidase, producing the protein MLKSVASLSVALALSACSPQNTQPENQAPTAVSQQQELKSGVNKENMDLTVDPGNDFFQYVNGTWVDNLEIPADKSSYGAFTILRDESQDHVMKIIKSSAEGDFADGTDEQKVGDFYRAYMDTDKLNELGISPINADIEKIQAITNYDELAAYFAYAIRYGYASPFNVGQNADFKSPESYMIYTWQSGLGLPERDYYFKDDTKSQEIRDAYVKHIETMFTLAEFDAPSDNAQLLFDMESRIAELHMKKEEVRNWAANYNKVPVSELSTHMPNFPWELFLKEMELDDLDSIVFLQTDFMKQMDTFITETSLEDWKVFLKWGLLNASASRLSEDFDTANFNFYSKTLRGVEEPEPRWRRAVSLSNAHVGEVIGKVYVKQYFPPEAKERMTEMVSNLLLAYKDSIEKLDWMTDETREQALDKLSKFTVKIGYPDTWKDYSQLVVKGSDLFGNLKRSSDVAYEEMLKKQGGPVWKHEWGMTPQTVNAYYNPTANEIVFPAAILQPPFFDMNAEDAVNYGGIGAVIGHEIGHGFDDAGSTFDGDGALRNWWTDTDRQEFEARTAKLVEQFNEFEALPELFVNGEYTLGENIGDLGGISIALKAYHLTLEGEEAPVIDGYTGDQRVFIGYGQVWASKYRDEALRSQIQTDTHSPTKFRTNGALRNVPEFYEAFDVTEENDLYLPPEERVKIW; encoded by the coding sequence ATGTTGAAAAGCGTAGCTAGCTTAAGCGTTGCATTAGCACTTAGTGCATGTAGTCCGCAAAATACACAACCAGAAAACCAAGCGCCAACCGCTGTATCGCAACAGCAAGAGTTAAAGTCGGGCGTGAATAAAGAAAACATGGATTTGACTGTCGATCCAGGTAACGACTTTTTTCAATATGTAAATGGTACATGGGTTGATAACCTTGAGATCCCAGCCGACAAATCAAGTTACGGCGCTTTCACGATTTTGCGTGACGAATCTCAAGACCATGTAATGAAAATTATCAAAAGCTCTGCCGAAGGCGACTTTGCAGATGGTACCGATGAGCAAAAAGTGGGCGACTTCTACCGTGCTTACATGGATACCGACAAGCTTAATGAATTGGGTATAAGCCCCATTAATGCCGACATTGAAAAAATTCAAGCTATCACTAATTACGATGAATTAGCTGCATACTTTGCCTATGCCATCCGTTACGGCTATGCGAGTCCCTTCAATGTTGGTCAAAATGCAGATTTTAAATCGCCTGAATCTTATATGATTTATACATGGCAGTCTGGCCTTGGTCTGCCCGAGCGCGACTACTATTTTAAAGACGACACCAAATCACAAGAAATTCGCGATGCTTATGTTAAACATATTGAAACCATGTTTACGCTCGCGGAATTTGACGCGCCGTCAGATAACGCTCAACTGTTGTTTGATATGGAAAGCCGTATTGCAGAACTTCATATGAAGAAAGAAGAAGTGCGCAATTGGGCGGCTAACTATAACAAAGTGCCGGTATCAGAACTAAGCACTCATATGCCTAACTTCCCGTGGGAATTATTCCTTAAAGAAATGGAATTAGACGATTTAGATAGCATTGTATTCCTGCAAACTGATTTCATGAAGCAAATGGATACGTTCATTACTGAAACCTCTCTAGAAGATTGGAAGGTATTTTTAAAATGGGGCTTACTTAATGCCTCAGCCAGTCGTTTAAGTGAAGATTTCGACACCGCTAATTTCAACTTTTACAGCAAAACATTGCGTGGTGTTGAAGAGCCTGAGCCGCGCTGGCGTAGAGCTGTTAGCCTTTCTAATGCTCATGTAGGCGAAGTTATCGGTAAAGTATACGTGAAACAATACTTCCCACCTGAAGCGAAAGAGCGCATGACCGAAATGGTGAGCAATCTTTTATTAGCCTACAAAGACAGTATTGAAAAGCTTGATTGGATGACAGATGAAACACGTGAGCAGGCGTTAGATAAGCTCTCTAAATTTACTGTTAAAATTGGCTACCCCGATACTTGGAAAGACTATTCTCAGCTGGTAGTGAAAGGCAGCGATTTATTTGGCAACTTAAAGCGTTCGTCCGATGTTGCCTACGAAGAAATGCTTAAGAAACAAGGCGGCCCAGTATGGAAGCATGAGTGGGGTATGACGCCTCAAACCGTTAATGCCTACTACAACCCAACGGCGAACGAAATTGTTTTCCCCGCAGCTATTCTACAGCCCCCATTTTTCGATATGAATGCGGAAGACGCGGTTAACTATGGTGGTATTGGTGCGGTTATAGGGCATGAAATTGGTCACGGATTTGATGATGCAGGTTCAACGTTTGATGGCGATGGCGCCTTACGAAACTGGTGGACTGATACAGACCGTCAGGAATTTGAAGCGAGAACGGCGAAGCTTGTCGAGCAATTCAACGAATTTGAAGCCCTGCCAGAGCTATTCGTTAACGGTGAATACACCCTTGGGGAAAACATCGGCGACTTGGGCGGCATTAGTATTGCGCTTAAAGCCTATCACTTAACCTTAGAGGGTGAAGAAGCCCCTGTTATTGATGGTTACACTGGCGATCAGCGCGTATTTATTGGTTACGGCCAAGTATGGGCAAGCAAGTACCGTGATGAAGCCCTACGCAGCCAAATTCAAACCGACACTCACTCACCAACAAAATTCCGTACTAACGGCGCATTGCGCAACGTGCCTGAATTTTACGAGGCGTTTGATGTGACCGAGGAAAATGATTTGTATTTACCGCCAGAAGAGCGCGTAAAAATTTGGTAA
- a CDS encoding alpha-amylase family glycosyl hydrolase: MNYAADSNVCLDRIMANTDLSMLTKKDAALFTRRVNAHFGDLFDKYTTIYGHQFDCYFHLQQLINVLRDGVKNRKPALKKLDNLRLKSPNWYKDENQVGMALYVDLAGPTLKDLHTRIPYYKALGITYLHLMPLYDSPKGDSDGGYAVSDYRKVNPSLGTMSELESLATALQKEGINLVLDFVFNHTSDEHHWAKEALAGNKQFQNYYYLFNDRTVPDQFEHTLREIFPQVRRGSFTFNEHMQKWVWTTFNSFQWDLNYSNPEVFNAITGEMLFLANIGCAALRLDALAFIWKEMGTDCENQEKAHLLIQAFNTCLQIVAPAVVFKSEAIVHPDEVIKYIGKNECQLSYNPLLMALLWNSLATRKTRLLTRSMQKSFSISDECTWVNYVRCHDDIGWTFDDNIANELGINPQDHRFFLNQFFTGRFEGSFANGVPFAENPSNGDCRVCGSLASLCGLEGALDTNDQQGIEDAINRMLLMYGITFSIGGIPLLYSSDELAKLNDYDYLNDPSKRHDDRWVNRIAVTQEDTELALSEPSSQLTAEQDASLQVFRGLQNMLAIRRNNPIFGASRTTILDTDNQHCFAYVRENDSGEKLLAICNFSEETQQINGNLLGALGHTPSIDLLTGNTLNDNNTAILLAPFQQYWLKQ; the protein is encoded by the coding sequence ATGAACTATGCCGCTGATAGTAACGTTTGCCTAGACCGAATTATGGCAAACACTGATTTATCCATGCTAACTAAAAAAGATGCCGCCCTATTTACTCGCCGAGTTAACGCGCATTTTGGCGACTTATTCGATAAATACACCACTATTTATGGCCACCAGTTCGACTGTTACTTTCATCTTCAACAGCTTATCAATGTGCTGCGCGATGGCGTTAAAAACCGTAAACCTGCGCTGAAAAAATTAGATAATCTTCGACTTAAATCTCCTAACTGGTACAAAGATGAAAACCAAGTAGGTATGGCGCTGTACGTAGACCTCGCTGGCCCAACCCTCAAAGATTTGCACACGCGTATTCCTTATTACAAAGCGCTGGGGATAACTTATCTACACCTAATGCCACTTTATGATTCACCTAAAGGAGACAGCGACGGCGGTTATGCTGTATCTGATTATCGCAAAGTAAACCCCAGCTTAGGCACCATGTCAGAGCTTGAATCGTTAGCGACCGCACTACAAAAAGAGGGCATAAACCTCGTTCTCGATTTTGTGTTTAACCATACATCAGACGAGCATCACTGGGCGAAAGAAGCATTAGCGGGAAACAAACAATTTCAAAACTACTATTACTTGTTCAACGATCGCACGGTGCCAGATCAGTTCGAGCATACGCTTCGAGAAATATTTCCTCAGGTAAGGCGCGGAAGCTTTACTTTTAATGAACACATGCAGAAGTGGGTATGGACAACATTCAATAGCTTTCAGTGGGATTTAAATTACAGCAACCCCGAGGTATTCAATGCCATTACCGGTGAAATGCTGTTTCTCGCCAATATTGGTTGTGCAGCACTGCGACTGGATGCCCTAGCCTTCATCTGGAAAGAAATGGGAACCGACTGTGAGAACCAAGAGAAAGCCCATCTACTTATTCAAGCCTTTAATACCTGCTTACAGATTGTTGCGCCAGCGGTGGTTTTTAAGTCTGAGGCGATTGTTCACCCTGACGAGGTGATTAAGTACATTGGTAAAAACGAATGCCAGCTTTCCTATAACCCGCTATTAATGGCCTTATTGTGGAACAGCTTGGCTACCCGTAAAACACGTCTGTTAACGCGCTCAATGCAAAAAAGTTTTTCGATTAGCGATGAGTGCACTTGGGTTAACTATGTGCGTTGTCATGATGATATTGGATGGACGTTTGACGATAATATTGCCAACGAGCTTGGGATTAATCCCCAAGATCACCGTTTTTTCTTAAATCAATTTTTTACGGGCAGATTTGAAGGCAGCTTTGCTAATGGTGTGCCATTCGCTGAAAACCCATCGAACGGCGATTGCCGTGTATGTGGCTCACTGGCTTCACTTTGCGGCTTAGAAGGTGCGCTTGATACCAATGACCAGCAAGGCATTGAAGATGCTATTAACCGCATGCTGCTTATGTACGGTATTACCTTTAGTATCGGCGGCATTCCTTTGCTGTATTCAAGTGATGAACTCGCTAAATTAAATGACTATGATTATTTGAATGACCCATCGAAGCGCCACGATGACAGATGGGTTAATAGGATTGCTGTTACCCAAGAAGATACTGAACTTGCGCTTTCTGAGCCAAGCAGTCAGCTAACGGCTGAACAAGATGCTAGCTTGCAAGTATTTCGAGGCTTGCAAAACATGTTAGCGATAAGACGCAATAACCCTATATTTGGGGCATCACGTACCACCATTTTAGACACCGACAATCAACATTGCTTCGCTTATGTAAGAGAAAACGATTCGGGTGAAAAGCTGTTGGCGATTTGTAATTTCAGCGAAGAAACCCAGCAAATTAACGGTAACTTACTCGGCGCGCTTGGACACACCCCCTCTATCGACTTACTTACCGGTAACACACTGAACGACAACAACACAGCAATCTTGCTTGCTCCCTTTCAGCAGTATTGGCTGAAGCAATAA
- the dbpA gene encoding ATP-dependent RNA helicase DbpA yields the protein MTIETVKQLEINPAITKALDAQGIFALSPIQAQSLPHALAGSDIIGQAQTGSGKTLCFVIPALEKIDPTLFATQVLVLCPTRELADQVAVQYRNAAKQIGNIKVMTICGGQPMGPQIQSLKHGAHVVVGTPGRVMEHVEKRRLMLKNVRLRVLDEADRMLDMGFEDDLKVIFSPMKKGVQTLLFSATYTEEIERIADQYLTEPVICKVESDESSKPSITQIGYNVLPHTRIQTLKAILTDSQPKTAIVFCNRRVQVTEVVASLLEDGFSAAGLQGEMEQYERTAVLNQFASDALQVLVATDVAARGLDIDDIPCVINYTVSEEPETHIHRIGRTARAGAEGTAITLVSDEEEHFLRKIEVLQGTDIPLKGAQGLRFHKNRIIQPEFSCISLSAGKKQKLRPGDLVGALTKDAGIPGDDVGKIAVQNSQSFIAVKLRSVKRAMNHFREGKIKGKRIRARKL from the coding sequence ATGACAATTGAAACTGTAAAGCAGTTGGAAATAAATCCAGCTATCACAAAAGCGTTAGATGCACAGGGTATTTTTGCCTTATCGCCCATTCAAGCACAGTCTTTACCTCATGCATTAGCAGGTAGCGACATTATTGGACAAGCGCAAACAGGCAGTGGTAAAACACTTTGCTTTGTAATACCGGCGCTTGAAAAGATTGACCCGACATTATTTGCTACTCAAGTATTGGTTCTGTGCCCAACGCGAGAGTTGGCAGATCAAGTTGCCGTGCAGTATAGAAATGCCGCAAAGCAAATTGGCAATATTAAAGTCATGACCATCTGTGGCGGCCAACCTATGGGCCCTCAAATTCAATCGCTCAAACACGGCGCTCATGTTGTAGTGGGTACACCCGGACGTGTGATGGAACATGTAGAGAAACGCAGGCTTATGCTAAAAAATGTGCGTTTACGCGTGCTTGATGAAGCCGACCGCATGCTAGATATGGGCTTTGAAGATGACTTAAAAGTCATTTTTTCGCCAATGAAGAAAGGTGTGCAAACTTTACTGTTTTCTGCGACTTATACGGAAGAAATTGAGCGTATTGCCGATCAGTATTTAACCGAGCCAGTAATTTGTAAGGTTGAAAGTGATGAGTCGAGCAAGCCGTCGATTACTCAAATTGGCTACAACGTACTTCCACACACTCGAATACAAACGCTCAAAGCCATTCTGACCGATTCTCAGCCTAAAACTGCTATCGTGTTTTGTAACCGCAGAGTACAAGTAACCGAAGTGGTCGCATCATTACTTGAAGATGGCTTTAGCGCAGCAGGTTTGCAAGGCGAAATGGAGCAGTACGAGCGTACTGCAGTACTCAACCAATTCGCTAGCGACGCACTACAAGTGCTGGTTGCTACTGATGTGGCGGCACGTGGGCTCGATATTGATGATATTCCTTGTGTCATTAACTACACCGTGAGTGAAGAGCCGGAAACACATATTCACCGTATTGGACGTACCGCTCGTGCGGGTGCTGAGGGTACAGCAATAACACTAGTGAGCGATGAAGAAGAGCATTTCTTGCGTAAAATTGAAGTGTTGCAAGGCACCGATATTCCGCTAAAAGGCGCACAAGGCTTACGTTTTCATAAAAACCGTATCATACAACCTGAGTTTAGCTGCATTTCGTTAAGTGCCGGTAAAAAGCAAAAGCTTCGTCCTGGTGACTTAGTGGGTGCGCTTACTAAAGATGCAGGCATACCAGGCGATGATGTAGGCAAAATTGCGGTGCAAAATAGCCAAAGCTTTATTGCGGTTAAATTGCGAAGCGTAAAGCGCGCTATGAATCATTTCCGCGAAGGTAAGATTAAAGGCAAGCGCATAAGAGCGCGTAAGCTGTAG